In Perognathus longimembris pacificus isolate PPM17 chromosome 23, ASM2315922v1, whole genome shotgun sequence, a single genomic region encodes these proteins:
- the Taok2 gene encoding serine/threonine-protein kinase TAO2 isoform X1: protein MPAGGRAGSLKDPDVAELFFKDDPEKLFSDLREIGHGSFGAVYFARDVRNSEVVAIKKMSYSGKQSNEKWQDIIKEVRFLQKLRHPNTIQYRGCYLREHTAWLVMEYCLGSASDLLEVHKKPLQEVEIAAVTHGALQGLAYLHSHNMIHRDVKAGNILLSEPGLVKLGDFGSASIMAPANSFVGTPYWMAPEVILAMDEGQYDGKVDVWSLGITCIELAERKPPLFNMNAMSALYHIAQNESPALQSGHWSEYFRNFVDSCLQKIPQDRPTSEVLLKHRFVLRERPPTVIMDLIQRTKDAVRELDNLQYRKMKKILFQEAPNGPGAEAPEEEETTPCSQETEPYMHRAGTLTSLESSHSVPSMSISASSQSSSVNSLADASDNEEEEEEEEEEEEEEGPEAREMAMMQEGEHTVTSHSSIIHRLPGSDNLYDDPYQPEITPGPIQPPAAPAPTSTTSSARRRAYCRNRDHFATIRTASLVSRQIQEHEQDSALREQLSGYKRMRRQHQKQLLALESRLRGEREEHSARLQRELEAQRAGFGAEAEKLARRHQAIGEKEARAAQAEERKFQQHILGQQKKELAALLEAQKRTYKLRKEQLKEELQENPSTPKREKAEWLLRQKEQLQQCQAEEEAGLLRRQRQYFELQCRQYKRKMLLARHSLDQDLLREDLNKKQTQKDLECALLLRQHEATRELELRQLQAVQRTRAELTRLQHQTELGNQLEYNKRREQELRQKHAAQVRQQPKSLKVRAGQRPPELPITGILRPPSTGTPSEEPPCSSSQETVLDQRVLGKEEEAVSERILGKEGITLEPEEQRILGEESGTLSLSSEKHRNLAKEEDWDQPEEIESLRVPLLAPEERSIAGEEEAGAWRLWGKEGGHFLYEELDLCWLQGPALTPVPEEEEEEEGAPIGTPRDPGDGCPSPDIPPEPPPPHLRPGPASQLPGLLSHGLLAGLSFAVGSSSGLLPLLLLLLLPLLAAQGGGGLQAALLALEVGLVGLGASYLLLCTALHLPPSLFLFLAQSSALGAVLSLSWRRGLMGVPLGLGAAWLLAWPGLALPLAAMAAGGKWVRQQGPWIRRSISRLWLRVLLRLSPKAFQALQGFGAVGDRGLFALYPKTNKDGFRSRLPVPGPRRGKPPTARHPLALLSRVWALCKGWNWRLARASQGLASHLPPWAIHTLASWGLLRGERPSRIPRLLPRSQRRLGPPASRQPPPGALAGRRSRTRQFRALPPWR from the exons ATGCCAgctgggggccgggctgggagCCTGAAGGACCCTGATGTGGCTGAGCTCTTCTTCAAGGATGACCCTGAAAAGCTCTTCTCTGACCTCCGGGAAATTGGCCATGGCAGCTTTGGAGCTGTGTATTTT GCCCGAGATGTTCGCAATAGCGAGGTGGTGGCCATCAAGAAGATGTCCTACAGTGGGAAGCAATCAAATGAG AAATGGCAGGACATCATCAAGGAGGTGCGGTTCTTGCAGAAGCTCCGACATCCCAATACCATTCAGTACCGGGGCTGTTACCTGAGGGAGCACACGGCTTGG CTGGTGATGGAGTATTGTCTGGGCTCAGCTTCTGACCTTCTAGAAG TGCACAAGAAGCCCCTTCAGGAAGTAGAGATCGCAGCTGTGACCCATGGGGCTCTTCAAGGCCTGGCCTACCTGCACTCCCACAACATGATCCACAG GGATGTGAAGGCTGGAAACATCTTGCTGTCAGAGCCAGGCTTAGTGAAGCTGGGGGACTTCGGCTCCGCATCCATCATGGCACCTGCCAACTCCTTCGTGGGCACCCCATACTG GATGGCTCCAGAGGTGATCTTGGCCATGGACGAGGGGCAGTACGATGGCAAAGTGGACGTTTGGTCCTTGGGGATAACTTGCATTGAGCTGG CGGAGCGGAAGCCACCACTGTTTAACATGAACGCGATGAGTGCCTTATACCACATTGCACAGAATGAGTCCCCCGCACTCCAGTCAGGACACTG GTCTGAGTACTTCCGGAATTTTGTCGATTCCTGCCTTCAGAAAATCCCTCAAGATAGACCAACCTCAGAGGTTCTTCTGAAG CACCGTTTTGTGCTCCGGGAAAGGCCACCCACAGTCATCATGGACCTGATCCAGAGAACCAAGGATGCTGTACGGGAGCTGGACAACCTGCAGTACCGCAAGATGAAAAAGATTCTATTCCAAGAGGCCCCCAATGGTCCTGGTGCTGAGgcaccagaggaggaggag ACCACGCCCTGTTCACAGGAGACCGAGCCCTACATGCACCGGGCAGGGACACTGACCAGTCTGGAGAGTAGTCACTCAGTGCCCAGCATGTCCATCAGTGCTTCCAGCCAGAGCAGCTCAGTCAACAGCCTAGCAGATGCCTCGGacaatgaagaagaggaggaggaagaagaggaggaggaggaggaagaaggcccTGAAGCCCGAGAGATGGCCATGATGCAGGAGGGCGAGCACACAGTCACTTCCCACAGCTCCATAATTCACCGCCTGCCG gGTTCTGACAACCTATATGATGATCCCTACCAGCCAGAGATAACTCCGGGCCCAATCCAGCCACCTGCAGCCCCAGCTCCCACTTCTACCACTTCTTCTGCCCGCCGCCGGGCATACTGCCGCAACCGGGACCACTTTGCCACCATCCGTACTGCCTCTCTG GTTAGCCGGCAGATCCAGGAGCATGAGCAGGATTCAGCCCTGCGGGAGCAGCTAAGTGGCTATAAGCGGATGCGGCGACAGCACCAGAAGCAGCTTCTGGCCTTGGAGTCAAGGTTGAGGGGTGAACGTGAGGAGCACAGTGCACGGCTGCAGCGGGAACTTGAGGCACAGCGGGCTGGCTTTGGGGCTGAAGCCGAAAAACTGGCCCGGCGACACCAGGCCATTGGTGAGAAGGAAGCACGAGCTGCCCAGGCAGAGGAGCGAAAGTTCCAGCAACATATTCTTGGGCAGCAGAAAAAAGAGCTGGCTGCCCTTCTGGAAGCACAGAAGCGAACCTATAAGCTTCGAAAGGAGCAACTGAAGGAG GAACTGCAGGAGAACCCGAGCACACCCAAGCGGGAGAAGGCAGAGTGGCTGCTGCGGCAGAAGGAGCAACTGCAGCAATGccaggcagaggaggaggcagggctgcTGCGGCGCCAGCGCCAGTATTTCGAGCTGCAGTGTCGCCAGTATAAGCGCAAGATGCTGCTGGCCCGTCATAGCCTGGACCAGGACCTGCTGCGAGAG GACTTGAACAAGAAACAGACACAGAAGGACTTGGAGTGTGCTTTGCTGCTGAGGCAGCATGAGGCCACTCGGGAGCTGGAGCTTCGGCAGCTCCAGGCTGTCCAGCGCACACGAGCCGAACTCACCCGCCTCCAGCACCAGACGGAGCTGGGCAACCAGCTGGAGTACAACAAGCGACGTGAACAAGAGTTACGGCAGAAGCATGCGGCCCAGGTTCGCCAGCAGCCCAAGAGCCTCAAAGTACGTGCAGGCCAGCGCCCCCCAGAACTCCCCATTACTGGCATTCTGAGACCACCCAGCACAGGCACTCCTAGTGAAGAGCCACCCTGCTCCTCTAGCCAGGAGACAGTCCTGGACCAAAGGGTgctgggaaaggaggaggaagcagtGTCAGAGAGGATTCTGGGAAAGGAAGGGATCACCTTGGAGCCAGAGGAGCAGAGGATTTTGGGGGAAGAGTCAGGAACCCTTAGTCTCAGCTCAGAAAAACATAGGAATTTGGCTAAGGAGGAAGATTGGGATCAACCTGAGGAGATAGAGTCGCTTAGAGTCCCATTGCTGGCACCTGAGGAAAGAAGCATTGCTGgcgaggaggaggctggggcgtGGAGGCTGTGGGGAAAGGAGGGTGGACACTTTCTGTATGAGGAGTTGGATCTCTGTTGGCTCCAGGGTCCAGCACTGACTCCAgtgccagaggaggaggaggaggaggaaggggctccAATTGGAACCCCTAGGGATCCTGGAGATGGCTGCCCCTCCCCAGACATCcctccagagccacctccaccacATCTAAGGCCTGGCCCTGCTAGCCAGCTCCCTGGACTCTTGTCTCATGGCCTCCTCGCTGGCCTCTCCTTTGCAGTAGGGTCTTCCTCTGGTCTCCTGCCCCTATTACTTCTGCTGCTGCTCCCACTGCTGGCAGCCCAGGGCGGGGGTGGCCTGCAGGCAGCACTGCTAGCCCTTGAAGTGGGCTTGGTAGGCCTGGGGGCCTCCTACTTACTCCTTTGTACAGCTCTGCACCTGCCCCCCAGCCTGTTTCTGTTTTTGGCACAGAGCAGTGCACTAGGGGCTGTCCTGAGTCTGAGCTGGCGCCGAGGCCTTATGGGTGTGCCTCTGGGGCTTGGGGCAGCCTGGCTCCTGGCTTGGCCAGGTCTGGCTCTACCCCTGGCAGCTATGGCAGCTGGGGGCAAATGGGTGCGGCAGCAGGGCCCCTGGATCCGCCGGAGCATATCTCGACTGTGGTTGCGGGTTCTGCTGCGCCTATCACCCAAGGCCTTCCAGGCCCTACAGGGCTTTGGGGCTGTAGGGGACCGGGGCCTATTTGCACTctaccccaagaccaacaaagaCGGCTTCCGTAGCCGCTTGCCTGTTCCTGGACCTCGGAGGGGTAAACCTCCCACTGCTCGGCACCCATTAGCCTTGTTGTCGAGGGTTTGGGCCTTGTGCAAGGGCTGGAACTGGCGCCTGGCACGGGCCAGCCAAGGTTTAGCCTCCCATTTGCCCCCCTGGGCCATCCACACACTGGCCAGCTGGGGCTTGCTTCGTGGTGAAAGGCCCAGTCGGATTCCTCGGCTGCTCCCACGCAGCCAGCGTAGACTTgggcctcccgcctcccgccAGCCACCACCAGGGGCCTTAGCTGGGCGGAGATCCCGGACTCGCCAGTTCCGGGCCCTGCCTCCCTGGAGGTAA
- the Taok2 gene encoding serine/threonine-protein kinase TAO2 isoform X6, translating to MPAGGRAGSLKDPDVAELFFKDDPEKLFSDLREIGHGSFGAVYFARDVRNSEVVAIKKMSYSGKQSNEKWQDIIKEVRFLQKLRHPNTIQYRGCYLREHTAWLVMEYCLGSASDLLEVHKKPLQEVEIAAVTHGALQGLAYLHSHNMIHRDVKAGNILLSEPGLVKLGDFGSASIMAPANSFVGTPYWMAPEVILAMDEGQYDGKVDVWSLGITCIELAERKPPLFNMNAMSALYHIAQNESPALQSGHWSEYFRNFVDSCLQKIPQDRPTSEVLLKHRFVLRERPPTVIMDLIQRTKDAVRELDNLQYRKMKKILFQEAPNGPGAEAPEEEETTPCSQETEPYMHRAGTLTSLESSHSVPSMSISASSQSSSVNSLADASDNEEEEEEEEEEEEEEGPEAREMAMMQEGEHTVTSHSSIIHRLPGSDNLYDDPYQPEITPGPIQPPAAPAPTSTTSSARRRAYCRNRDHFATIRTASLVSRQIQEHEQDSALREQLSGYKRMRRQHQKQLLALESRLRGEREEHSARLQRELEAQRAGFGAEAEKLARRHQAIGEKEARAAQAEERKFQQHILGQQKKELAALLEAQKRTYKLRKEQLKEELQENPSTPKREKAEWLLRQKEQLQQCQAEEEAGLLRRQRQYFELQCRQYKRKMLLARHSLDQDLLREDLNKKQTQKDLECALLLRQHEATRELELRQLQAVQRTRAELTRLQHQTELGNQLEYNKRREQELRQKHAAQVRQQPKSLKSKELQIKKQFQETCKIQTRQYKALRAHLLETTPKAQHKSLLKRLKEEQTRKLAILAEQYDQSISEMLSSQAHFLKVLTKPSYLLYQEPPRKKVAIIFSWA from the exons ATGCCAgctgggggccgggctgggagCCTGAAGGACCCTGATGTGGCTGAGCTCTTCTTCAAGGATGACCCTGAAAAGCTCTTCTCTGACCTCCGGGAAATTGGCCATGGCAGCTTTGGAGCTGTGTATTTT GCCCGAGATGTTCGCAATAGCGAGGTGGTGGCCATCAAGAAGATGTCCTACAGTGGGAAGCAATCAAATGAG AAATGGCAGGACATCATCAAGGAGGTGCGGTTCTTGCAGAAGCTCCGACATCCCAATACCATTCAGTACCGGGGCTGTTACCTGAGGGAGCACACGGCTTGG CTGGTGATGGAGTATTGTCTGGGCTCAGCTTCTGACCTTCTAGAAG TGCACAAGAAGCCCCTTCAGGAAGTAGAGATCGCAGCTGTGACCCATGGGGCTCTTCAAGGCCTGGCCTACCTGCACTCCCACAACATGATCCACAG GGATGTGAAGGCTGGAAACATCTTGCTGTCAGAGCCAGGCTTAGTGAAGCTGGGGGACTTCGGCTCCGCATCCATCATGGCACCTGCCAACTCCTTCGTGGGCACCCCATACTG GATGGCTCCAGAGGTGATCTTGGCCATGGACGAGGGGCAGTACGATGGCAAAGTGGACGTTTGGTCCTTGGGGATAACTTGCATTGAGCTGG CGGAGCGGAAGCCACCACTGTTTAACATGAACGCGATGAGTGCCTTATACCACATTGCACAGAATGAGTCCCCCGCACTCCAGTCAGGACACTG GTCTGAGTACTTCCGGAATTTTGTCGATTCCTGCCTTCAGAAAATCCCTCAAGATAGACCAACCTCAGAGGTTCTTCTGAAG CACCGTTTTGTGCTCCGGGAAAGGCCACCCACAGTCATCATGGACCTGATCCAGAGAACCAAGGATGCTGTACGGGAGCTGGACAACCTGCAGTACCGCAAGATGAAAAAGATTCTATTCCAAGAGGCCCCCAATGGTCCTGGTGCTGAGgcaccagaggaggaggag ACCACGCCCTGTTCACAGGAGACCGAGCCCTACATGCACCGGGCAGGGACACTGACCAGTCTGGAGAGTAGTCACTCAGTGCCCAGCATGTCCATCAGTGCTTCCAGCCAGAGCAGCTCAGTCAACAGCCTAGCAGATGCCTCGGacaatgaagaagaggaggaggaagaagaggaggaggaggaggaagaaggcccTGAAGCCCGAGAGATGGCCATGATGCAGGAGGGCGAGCACACAGTCACTTCCCACAGCTCCATAATTCACCGCCTGCCG gGTTCTGACAACCTATATGATGATCCCTACCAGCCAGAGATAACTCCGGGCCCAATCCAGCCACCTGCAGCCCCAGCTCCCACTTCTACCACTTCTTCTGCCCGCCGCCGGGCATACTGCCGCAACCGGGACCACTTTGCCACCATCCGTACTGCCTCTCTG GTTAGCCGGCAGATCCAGGAGCATGAGCAGGATTCAGCCCTGCGGGAGCAGCTAAGTGGCTATAAGCGGATGCGGCGACAGCACCAGAAGCAGCTTCTGGCCTTGGAGTCAAGGTTGAGGGGTGAACGTGAGGAGCACAGTGCACGGCTGCAGCGGGAACTTGAGGCACAGCGGGCTGGCTTTGGGGCTGAAGCCGAAAAACTGGCCCGGCGACACCAGGCCATTGGTGAGAAGGAAGCACGAGCTGCCCAGGCAGAGGAGCGAAAGTTCCAGCAACATATTCTTGGGCAGCAGAAAAAAGAGCTGGCTGCCCTTCTGGAAGCACAGAAGCGAACCTATAAGCTTCGAAAGGAGCAACTGAAGGAG GAACTGCAGGAGAACCCGAGCACACCCAAGCGGGAGAAGGCAGAGTGGCTGCTGCGGCAGAAGGAGCAACTGCAGCAATGccaggcagaggaggaggcagggctgcTGCGGCGCCAGCGCCAGTATTTCGAGCTGCAGTGTCGCCAGTATAAGCGCAAGATGCTGCTGGCCCGTCATAGCCTGGACCAGGACCTGCTGCGAGAG GACTTGAACAAGAAACAGACACAGAAGGACTTGGAGTGTGCTTTGCTGCTGAGGCAGCATGAGGCCACTCGGGAGCTGGAGCTTCGGCAGCTCCAGGCTGTCCAGCGCACACGAGCCGAACTCACCCGCCTCCAGCACCAGACGGAGCTGGGCAACCAGCTGGAGTACAACAAGCGACGTGAACAAGAGTTACGGCAGAAGCATGCGGCCCAGGTTCGCCAGCAGCCCAAGAGCCTCAAA TCAAAGGAGCTGCAGATCAAGAAGCAGTTCCAGGAGACGTGTAAGATCCAGACCCGGCAGTACAAGGCTCTGCGGGCACACTTGCTGGAGACCACACCCAAAGCTCAGCACAAGAGCCTCCTTAAACGGCTCAAGGAAGAACAGACGCGAAAGCTAGCGATCTTGGCAGAGCAGTATGACCAGTCCATCTCCGAGATGCTCAGCTCGCAGGCG caTTTTCTTAAGGTCTTGACAAAGCCATCCTACCTACTCTACCAAGAACCACCAAGGAAAAAAGTGGCTATAATTTTTTCCTGGGCCTGA
- the Taok2 gene encoding serine/threonine-protein kinase TAO2 isoform X2, which produces MPAGGRAGSLKDPDVAELFFKDDPEKLFSDLREIGHGSFGAVYFARDVRNSEVVAIKKMSYSGKQSNEKWQDIIKEVRFLQKLRHPNTIQYRGCYLREHTAWLVMEYCLGSASDLLEVHKKPLQEVEIAAVTHGALQGLAYLHSHNMIHRDVKAGNILLSEPGLVKLGDFGSASIMAPANSFVGTPYWMAPEVILAMDEGQYDGKVDVWSLGITCIELAERKPPLFNMNAMSALYHIAQNESPALQSGHWSEYFRNFVDSCLQKIPQDRPTSEVLLKHRFVLRERPPTVIMDLIQRTKDAVRELDNLQYRKMKKILFQEAPNGPGAEAPEEEEETEPYMHRAGTLTSLESSHSVPSMSISASSQSSSVNSLADASDNEEEEEEEEEEEEEEGPEAREMAMMQEGEHTVTSHSSIIHRLPGSDNLYDDPYQPEITPGPIQPPAAPAPTSTTSSARRRAYCRNRDHFATIRTASLVSRQIQEHEQDSALREQLSGYKRMRRQHQKQLLALESRLRGEREEHSARLQRELEAQRAGFGAEAEKLARRHQAIGEKEARAAQAEERKFQQHILGQQKKELAALLEAQKRTYKLRKEQLKEELQENPSTPKREKAEWLLRQKEQLQQCQAEEEAGLLRRQRQYFELQCRQYKRKMLLARHSLDQDLLREDLNKKQTQKDLECALLLRQHEATRELELRQLQAVQRTRAELTRLQHQTELGNQLEYNKRREQELRQKHAAQVRQQPKSLKVRAGQRPPELPITGILRPPSTGTPSEEPPCSSSQETVLDQRVLGKEEEAVSERILGKEGITLEPEEQRILGEESGTLSLSSEKHRNLAKEEDWDQPEEIESLRVPLLAPEERSIAGEEEAGAWRLWGKEGGHFLYEELDLCWLQGPALTPVPEEEEEEEGAPIGTPRDPGDGCPSPDIPPEPPPPHLRPGPASQLPGLLSHGLLAGLSFAVGSSSGLLPLLLLLLLPLLAAQGGGGLQAALLALEVGLVGLGASYLLLCTALHLPPSLFLFLAQSSALGAVLSLSWRRGLMGVPLGLGAAWLLAWPGLALPLAAMAAGGKWVRQQGPWIRRSISRLWLRVLLRLSPKAFQALQGFGAVGDRGLFALYPKTNKDGFRSRLPVPGPRRGKPPTARHPLALLSRVWALCKGWNWRLARASQGLASHLPPWAIHTLASWGLLRGERPSRIPRLLPRSQRRLGPPASRQPPPGALAGRRSRTRQFRALPPWR; this is translated from the exons ATGCCAgctgggggccgggctgggagCCTGAAGGACCCTGATGTGGCTGAGCTCTTCTTCAAGGATGACCCTGAAAAGCTCTTCTCTGACCTCCGGGAAATTGGCCATGGCAGCTTTGGAGCTGTGTATTTT GCCCGAGATGTTCGCAATAGCGAGGTGGTGGCCATCAAGAAGATGTCCTACAGTGGGAAGCAATCAAATGAG AAATGGCAGGACATCATCAAGGAGGTGCGGTTCTTGCAGAAGCTCCGACATCCCAATACCATTCAGTACCGGGGCTGTTACCTGAGGGAGCACACGGCTTGG CTGGTGATGGAGTATTGTCTGGGCTCAGCTTCTGACCTTCTAGAAG TGCACAAGAAGCCCCTTCAGGAAGTAGAGATCGCAGCTGTGACCCATGGGGCTCTTCAAGGCCTGGCCTACCTGCACTCCCACAACATGATCCACAG GGATGTGAAGGCTGGAAACATCTTGCTGTCAGAGCCAGGCTTAGTGAAGCTGGGGGACTTCGGCTCCGCATCCATCATGGCACCTGCCAACTCCTTCGTGGGCACCCCATACTG GATGGCTCCAGAGGTGATCTTGGCCATGGACGAGGGGCAGTACGATGGCAAAGTGGACGTTTGGTCCTTGGGGATAACTTGCATTGAGCTGG CGGAGCGGAAGCCACCACTGTTTAACATGAACGCGATGAGTGCCTTATACCACATTGCACAGAATGAGTCCCCCGCACTCCAGTCAGGACACTG GTCTGAGTACTTCCGGAATTTTGTCGATTCCTGCCTTCAGAAAATCCCTCAAGATAGACCAACCTCAGAGGTTCTTCTGAAG CACCGTTTTGTGCTCCGGGAAAGGCCACCCACAGTCATCATGGACCTGATCCAGAGAACCAAGGATGCTGTACGGGAGCTGGACAACCTGCAGTACCGCAAGATGAAAAAGATTCTATTCCAAGAGGCCCCCAATGGTCCTGGTGCTGAGgcaccagaggaggaggag GAGACCGAGCCCTACATGCACCGGGCAGGGACACTGACCAGTCTGGAGAGTAGTCACTCAGTGCCCAGCATGTCCATCAGTGCTTCCAGCCAGAGCAGCTCAGTCAACAGCCTAGCAGATGCCTCGGacaatgaagaagaggaggaggaagaagaggaggaggaggaggaagaaggcccTGAAGCCCGAGAGATGGCCATGATGCAGGAGGGCGAGCACACAGTCACTTCCCACAGCTCCATAATTCACCGCCTGCCG gGTTCTGACAACCTATATGATGATCCCTACCAGCCAGAGATAACTCCGGGCCCAATCCAGCCACCTGCAGCCCCAGCTCCCACTTCTACCACTTCTTCTGCCCGCCGCCGGGCATACTGCCGCAACCGGGACCACTTTGCCACCATCCGTACTGCCTCTCTG GTTAGCCGGCAGATCCAGGAGCATGAGCAGGATTCAGCCCTGCGGGAGCAGCTAAGTGGCTATAAGCGGATGCGGCGACAGCACCAGAAGCAGCTTCTGGCCTTGGAGTCAAGGTTGAGGGGTGAACGTGAGGAGCACAGTGCACGGCTGCAGCGGGAACTTGAGGCACAGCGGGCTGGCTTTGGGGCTGAAGCCGAAAAACTGGCCCGGCGACACCAGGCCATTGGTGAGAAGGAAGCACGAGCTGCCCAGGCAGAGGAGCGAAAGTTCCAGCAACATATTCTTGGGCAGCAGAAAAAAGAGCTGGCTGCCCTTCTGGAAGCACAGAAGCGAACCTATAAGCTTCGAAAGGAGCAACTGAAGGAG GAACTGCAGGAGAACCCGAGCACACCCAAGCGGGAGAAGGCAGAGTGGCTGCTGCGGCAGAAGGAGCAACTGCAGCAATGccaggcagaggaggaggcagggctgcTGCGGCGCCAGCGCCAGTATTTCGAGCTGCAGTGTCGCCAGTATAAGCGCAAGATGCTGCTGGCCCGTCATAGCCTGGACCAGGACCTGCTGCGAGAG GACTTGAACAAGAAACAGACACAGAAGGACTTGGAGTGTGCTTTGCTGCTGAGGCAGCATGAGGCCACTCGGGAGCTGGAGCTTCGGCAGCTCCAGGCTGTCCAGCGCACACGAGCCGAACTCACCCGCCTCCAGCACCAGACGGAGCTGGGCAACCAGCTGGAGTACAACAAGCGACGTGAACAAGAGTTACGGCAGAAGCATGCGGCCCAGGTTCGCCAGCAGCCCAAGAGCCTCAAAGTACGTGCAGGCCAGCGCCCCCCAGAACTCCCCATTACTGGCATTCTGAGACCACCCAGCACAGGCACTCCTAGTGAAGAGCCACCCTGCTCCTCTAGCCAGGAGACAGTCCTGGACCAAAGGGTgctgggaaaggaggaggaagcagtGTCAGAGAGGATTCTGGGAAAGGAAGGGATCACCTTGGAGCCAGAGGAGCAGAGGATTTTGGGGGAAGAGTCAGGAACCCTTAGTCTCAGCTCAGAAAAACATAGGAATTTGGCTAAGGAGGAAGATTGGGATCAACCTGAGGAGATAGAGTCGCTTAGAGTCCCATTGCTGGCACCTGAGGAAAGAAGCATTGCTGgcgaggaggaggctggggcgtGGAGGCTGTGGGGAAAGGAGGGTGGACACTTTCTGTATGAGGAGTTGGATCTCTGTTGGCTCCAGGGTCCAGCACTGACTCCAgtgccagaggaggaggaggaggaggaaggggctccAATTGGAACCCCTAGGGATCCTGGAGATGGCTGCCCCTCCCCAGACATCcctccagagccacctccaccacATCTAAGGCCTGGCCCTGCTAGCCAGCTCCCTGGACTCTTGTCTCATGGCCTCCTCGCTGGCCTCTCCTTTGCAGTAGGGTCTTCCTCTGGTCTCCTGCCCCTATTACTTCTGCTGCTGCTCCCACTGCTGGCAGCCCAGGGCGGGGGTGGCCTGCAGGCAGCACTGCTAGCCCTTGAAGTGGGCTTGGTAGGCCTGGGGGCCTCCTACTTACTCCTTTGTACAGCTCTGCACCTGCCCCCCAGCCTGTTTCTGTTTTTGGCACAGAGCAGTGCACTAGGGGCTGTCCTGAGTCTGAGCTGGCGCCGAGGCCTTATGGGTGTGCCTCTGGGGCTTGGGGCAGCCTGGCTCCTGGCTTGGCCAGGTCTGGCTCTACCCCTGGCAGCTATGGCAGCTGGGGGCAAATGGGTGCGGCAGCAGGGCCCCTGGATCCGCCGGAGCATATCTCGACTGTGGTTGCGGGTTCTGCTGCGCCTATCACCCAAGGCCTTCCAGGCCCTACAGGGCTTTGGGGCTGTAGGGGACCGGGGCCTATTTGCACTctaccccaagaccaacaaagaCGGCTTCCGTAGCCGCTTGCCTGTTCCTGGACCTCGGAGGGGTAAACCTCCCACTGCTCGGCACCCATTAGCCTTGTTGTCGAGGGTTTGGGCCTTGTGCAAGGGCTGGAACTGGCGCCTGGCACGGGCCAGCCAAGGTTTAGCCTCCCATTTGCCCCCCTGGGCCATCCACACACTGGCCAGCTGGGGCTTGCTTCGTGGTGAAAGGCCCAGTCGGATTCCTCGGCTGCTCCCACGCAGCCAGCGTAGACTTgggcctcccgcctcccgccAGCCACCACCAGGGGCCTTAGCTGGGCGGAGATCCCGGACTCGCCAGTTCCGGGCCCTGCCTCCCTGGAGGTAA